The proteins below are encoded in one region of Eubacteriales bacterium:
- the dnaA gene encoding chromosomal replication initiator protein DnaA, translated as MGNVFFLWEKSLHILESEIEGMSFDTWIKEIKPVADLTDALYFEVSNDFHKRILEQRYFDAIFNAIKQAAADVGFTAPFKDLTPVFITKEEYALVKVNSVQDSTPDLINYSLNPNYTFESFVVGSNNNFAHAASIAVAENPGSKYNPLFIYGGTGLGKTHLMHAIGNYASSQFKDKKVMYVKSETFLNELIGAIATTQDVQDFMKHKYRREAQEQFRNKYRGADVLLIDDIQFISGKYGFQEEFFHTFNDLYQSNKQIVISSDKPPKEIAHLEDRLRSRFEWGLIADIQEPDFETKVAILMKKVEEMRSRGLLNFHIDNSILHFIATKSTSDIRQLEGALQKVIAYTSLLNINTVNVQIAEEALKNYFFAAKTKRITPQIIIETVCSYFDISDEDIKGKKKNREISYPRQMAMYLIRSMTDCSLLKIGEIFGGKDHTTVMHAIDKIKTQIDEDVETEKVINDLVDKIKK; from the coding sequence ATGGGGAACGTTTTTTTCCTTTGGGAAAAATCGCTTCATATTTTAGAAAGCGAAATTGAAGGAATGAGTTTTGACACCTGGATAAAGGAAATAAAACCTGTTGCTGATTTGACAGATGCTTTGTATTTTGAAGTATCTAACGACTTTCACAAGCGTATATTAGAACAGCGCTATTTTGATGCAATATTTAACGCAATAAAGCAAGCCGCAGCAGATGTTGGTTTTACCGCTCCGTTTAAAGACCTAACTCCTGTATTCATAACAAAAGAAGAATATGCTTTAGTTAAAGTAAACTCCGTTCAGGACTCTACTCCGGACCTTATTAACTATTCGCTTAATCCAAATTATACTTTTGAAAGCTTTGTCGTTGGAAGCAACAATAACTTTGCGCATGCTGCATCTATTGCCGTTGCAGAAAATCCGGGATCTAAATACAATCCTCTTTTTATATACGGAGGAACCGGACTTGGGAAAACGCATTTAATGCATGCCATTGGCAACTATGCGTCATCTCAGTTTAAAGATAAAAAAGTTATGTATGTAAAAAGCGAAACTTTTTTAAATGAACTAATAGGAGCAATAGCAACTACGCAAGACGTTCAGGACTTTATGAAACATAAATACCGCCGAGAAGCCCAGGAACAGTTCAGAAATAAATACAGAGGCGCAGACGTACTTTTAATAGACGATATACAGTTCATTTCTGGAAAATACGGTTTCCAGGAAGAATTTTTCCATACTTTTAACGATCTATATCAATCCAATAAACAAATAGTAATTTCTTCAGATAAACCGCCAAAAGAAATAGCCCATTTGGAAGACCGCTTACGTTCCAGGTTTGAGTGGGGTTTAATTGCTGATATCCAAGAACCGGATTTTGAAACAAAAGTTGCTATTTTAATGAAGAAAGTTGAAGAGATGCGAAGCCGCGGTCTTTTAAATTTCCATATAGATAATAGTATACTGCATTTTATAGCAACGAAATCAACTTCAGATATACGCCAGCTCGAAGGAGCGCTTCAAAAAGTAATAGCATATACAAGCTTACTTAATATAAATACTGTAAACGTACAGATCGCGGAAGAAGCGCTTAAAAATTACTTCTTTGCAGCTAAAACTAAAAGGATAACTCCTCAGATTATTATAGAGACCGTGTGTTCTTACTTTGATATATCAGATGAAGATATAAAAGGAAAAAAGAAAAACCGTGAAATTTCATATCCTCGCCAAATGGCAATGTATCTTATTCGTTCAATGACAGATTGTTCGCTGCTTAAAATCGGTGAAATCTTCGGCGGAAAAGACCATACAACTGTAATGCATGCTATCGATAAAATAAAAACGCAAATAGATGAGGACGTGGAAACAGAAAAAGTTATAAACGACCTTGTGGATAAAATTAAGAAATAA
- the dnaN gene encoding DNA polymerase III subunit beta, which yields MKFFCEKKDILKATNIVSKAVAIKSVLPILECILIKTENNCVVLKGSDTTLSIKTNFPAQISDSGCVAVPSRLFQEIISKYPSGEMTIWTDENNTLNIKSGSSKASLAFLECDEFPDFPNENLNNKIDMPEITFKSLINQTIFATAITDDKPILKGVLFEKEGNKLNVVALDRFRLAMRSEEINTNLDDLSVVIPSRSLRECAKILDDNAENISICISKNCVAVCIGETRIYTRLLEGDYVKYKNILPTNNNTIIKIEKEEFLEAIERASILSREENNNLIKITVMEDTISITANSEIGKAYEEVTAIIEGKELEIAFNARYLTDVLKNIDDTEINIYMNTNVSPCLIRSKEGDSFLYLILPVQIRG from the coding sequence ATGAAATTTTTCTGTGAAAAAAAAGACATTCTAAAAGCAACTAACATAGTTTCAAAAGCAGTAGCTATAAAATCAGTATTACCTATACTTGAATGTATTTTAATAAAAACTGAAAATAATTGTGTAGTGTTAAAAGGAAGTGATACTACTTTATCTATTAAAACAAATTTTCCTGCACAAATTTCAGACAGTGGATGCGTTGCAGTACCCTCAAGGCTTTTTCAGGAAATAATAAGCAAATATCCATCCGGTGAAATGACAATATGGACAGATGAAAACAATACGTTAAACATAAAGAGCGGAAGCTCAAAAGCATCTCTTGCTTTTTTGGAATGCGATGAATTTCCGGATTTTCCAAATGAAAATTTAAATAATAAGATAGATATGCCTGAAATTACATTTAAAAGTCTAATAAATCAGACTATTTTTGCAACTGCGATAACTGATGATAAGCCGATATTAAAAGGCGTTTTGTTTGAAAAAGAAGGAAATAAGTTAAACGTAGTGGCATTAGATAGATTCAGGCTTGCTATGAGAAGTGAAGAAATAAATACTAATTTAGACGATTTAAGTGTTGTAATACCATCTAGGTCGTTAAGGGAATGTGCAAAAATTTTAGATGACAATGCAGAAAATATAAGTATTTGCATAAGCAAAAACTGTGTTGCTGTATGCATCGGCGAAACGAGGATATATACTCGTCTTTTAGAGGGAGACTATGTAAAATATAAAAATATACTGCCGACTAATAATAATACGATAATAAAGATAGAAAAAGAAGAATTTTTAGAAGCAATAGAAAGGGCTTCTATACTGTCAAGAGAAGAAAATAACAATTTGATCAAAATAACCGTAATGGAAGATACCATATCTATAACAGCTAATTCAGAGATAGGAAAAGCATATGAAGAAGTTACGGCGATAATAGAAGGAAAAGAGCTTGAAATTGCGTTTAATGCAAGATATTTGACAGATGTTCTTAAAAATATAGACGATACAGAAATAAATATCTATATGAATACGAATGTAAGCCCTTGTTTGATACGCTCCAAAGAAGGCGACAGCTTTTTATATCTGATATTGCCGGTGCAAATAAGAGGTTAA
- the recF gene encoding DNA replication/repair protein RecF has translation MYIKNISLKNFRNYVDEKAEFQNEINIFQGKNAQGKTNLLEAIYFLSCAKSFRTNKEDEMILKTSDFSSISLCYNKNQLDSLVEIKLRKGLGKNIAVDKNQIKRISDLFGRLICVIFVPDELKMIKDAPSYRRKFMDIEIAKIRPKYLEDLKEYETSLKNKNALLKSNMNKEKLFTLIDIFNKKIAAAAKSIVASRAYFISLLNERILLTHEEISEKKEKLFINYKKCVNDIKNTEEELYLKMTKEYNKEACAGYSLFGPHREDIEFLINGENAVSFGSQGQQRSIILSVKIAIADIIYEKTNEKPVLLLDDVFSELDSYRLKALLSVVKKYQTFITTTSKIPENIDKNNISFFNISSGKIKKAL, from the coding sequence TTGTATATAAAAAATATATCGCTTAAAAATTTTCGCAACTATGTTGATGAAAAAGCGGAGTTTCAAAATGAAATAAATATCTTTCAGGGAAAAAACGCTCAGGGAAAGACCAACCTGCTTGAAGCAATATACTTTTTAAGCTGTGCAAAATCATTCAGGACTAATAAAGAAGATGAAATGATTTTAAAGACAAGCGATTTTTCAAGCATTTCACTTTGTTATAATAAAAACCAATTAGATAGCTTAGTTGAAATTAAACTAAGAAAAGGCCTTGGAAAGAATATAGCTGTGGACAAAAATCAGATAAAGCGTATAAGCGACCTTTTTGGAAGGCTTATATGCGTTATTTTTGTTCCGGACGAACTTAAGATGATTAAAGACGCCCCGTCTTATAGGCGAAAATTCATGGACATAGAGATAGCAAAGATCCGGCCTAAGTATTTAGAAGACTTAAAAGAATATGAAACCTCACTTAAAAACAAAAATGCGCTTTTAAAATCCAATATGAACAAAGAAAAACTGTTTACGCTTATCGATATATTCAATAAGAAGATCGCTGCAGCTGCTAAAAGTATAGTAGCTTCAAGAGCCTACTTTATATCGCTTTTGAATGAACGCATACTTTTAACTCACGAGGAGATAAGCGAGAAAAAAGAAAAGCTTTTTATAAACTATAAAAAATGCGTAAACGATATAAAAAACACAGAAGAAGAACTCTATTTAAAGATGACGAAAGAATATAATAAAGAAGCTTGTGCCGGATATTCGCTTTTCGGGCCGCACAGAGAAGACATAGAGTTTTTGATAAACGGCGAAAATGCGGTTTCTTTTGGCTCTCAGGGGCAGCAGCGTTCCATTATCCTTTCTGTTAAAATCGCCATTGCAGATATAATTTATGAAAAGACGAATGAAAAGCCGGTGTTATTATTAGACGACGTTTTTAGTGAACTGGATTCATACCGTTTAAAGGCACTTTTGTCAGTAGTAAAGAAATATCAGACCTTCATAACGACCACATCTAAAATACCTGAAAATATTGATAAAAACAACATCTCTTTTTTCAATATAAGTTCGGGAAAGATAAAAAAAGCACTATAA
- a CDS encoding DUF370 domain-containing protein, translated as MVLHLGMDYILPKKDIFFIFKYDKGFREANEAVFLNLEKNSQIVYIGKKKLENIKSVVYGNFLGRKYIFYSPISASTLVKRMKETAK; from the coding sequence ATGGTACTACATTTAGGTATGGACTATATTCTTCCAAAAAAGGATATTTTTTTTATTTTCAAGTATGATAAGGGTTTTAGGGAAGCTAATGAGGCGGTATTTTTAAATTTGGAAAAAAATTCGCAAATAGTTTATATAGGCAAAAAGAAATTAGAAAATATCAAATCTGTAGTTTACGGAAACTTTTTAGGGCGAAAATATATTTTTTATTCGCCCATATCAGCGTCAACGTTGGTAAAGAGAATGAAAGAAACAGCTAAATAA
- the gyrB gene encoding DNA topoisomerase (ATP-hydrolyzing) subunit B, with product MSYEASDIQVLEGLEPVRKRPGMYIGSTDLRGLHHLVYEVVDNSIDETMAGFCDEIIVEINEDSSVKVTDNGRGIPVGIHEKTGKSALEVALTILHAGGKFDSSGYKVSGGLHGVGVSVVNALSKKLIATVFREGNEFTQEFSRGLPVTDLIKKGKSDETGTVIEFWPDEEIFEDTIFDYDTLKTRLRELAFLNKGVSITIEDKRLSPPKKHVYCYEGGIKSFVKYLNKTKQPLFEDTIYFSTTEGDTVVEIAIQYNQGYNENIFTFANNISTYEGGSHLLGFKSGLTRAVNDYAKKFKMIKEGEQNLSGEDIREGITAIVSVKLTEPQFEGQTKTKLGNSEIRPIVENTVSSGMSAYLEENPGIAKRIIDKCLMARRAREAARKARELTRRKTALESTALPGKLADCSEKDASQCEIYIVEGDSAGGSAKQGRDRRFQAILPLRGKILNVEKTRYDKALTNNEIKAMITAFGAGIGEEFDVTKLRYNKIICMTDADVDGSHIRILMLTFFYRYMKPLIEEGHVFIAQPPLYKVTKNKQEKYIYSDKELENYLKEIGKDGITLQRYKGLGEMNPQQLWDTTMDPDTRTLLQVSLENAIAADEIFTLLMGEVVEPRREFIEQNAKLVSNLDV from the coding sequence ATGTCTTACGAAGCATCAGATATACAGGTTTTAGAGGGATTAGAACCAGTAAGAAAACGGCCTGGTATGTATATAGGATCTACAGATCTGCGTGGTTTGCACCATCTAGTATACGAAGTTGTAGATAATTCTATAGATGAAACTATGGCCGGTTTTTGTGATGAAATAATAGTTGAAATAAACGAAGATTCGAGTGTAAAAGTTACTGATAACGGCAGGGGAATTCCCGTTGGGATACACGAGAAGACGGGGAAATCTGCGCTTGAAGTTGCGCTTACAATACTTCATGCCGGCGGAAAATTCGATTCTTCCGGATATAAGGTGTCAGGGGGCTTGCACGGAGTCGGCGTGTCCGTCGTCAATGCTTTGTCTAAAAAGCTGATAGCTACGGTTTTTCGTGAAGGAAATGAGTTTACACAGGAGTTTTCACGCGGGCTGCCTGTAACAGACCTTATAAAAAAAGGCAAAAGCGATGAAACCGGAACTGTTATAGAGTTTTGGCCAGATGAGGAGATATTTGAAGACACTATCTTTGATTATGATACACTTAAAACTCGCCTTCGCGAACTTGCGTTTTTAAATAAAGGTGTGTCGATAACCATTGAAGATAAAAGGCTTTCCCCTCCCAAAAAGCACGTTTACTGCTATGAAGGCGGTATAAAGTCGTTTGTAAAATATTTAAACAAAACAAAGCAGCCGCTTTTTGAAGATACTATTTATTTTTCAACGACGGAAGGCGATACTGTGGTTGAAATAGCCATTCAGTATAACCAAGGATACAACGAAAACATATTCACCTTTGCGAACAACATATCCACATATGAAGGGGGATCACACCTTTTAGGTTTTAAATCAGGTTTAACGCGCGCAGTTAATGACTATGCGAAGAAGTTCAAGATGATCAAAGAAGGCGAACAAAACCTCTCCGGAGAAGATATCCGCGAGGGAATAACCGCAATAGTAAGCGTTAAATTAACAGAGCCGCAGTTCGAAGGGCAGACAAAGACGAAGCTTGGCAATTCGGAAATACGCCCAATAGTTGAAAATACGGTTTCTTCCGGCATGTCCGCTTATTTAGAAGAAAACCCAGGTATTGCCAAAAGAATAATAGATAAATGCTTAATGGCGCGCCGTGCAAGGGAAGCTGCAAGAAAAGCAAGAGAGCTTACAAGAAGGAAAACTGCTCTTGAAAGTACCGCCCTTCCGGGCAAACTTGCAGACTGCAGTGAAAAAGACGCTTCTCAGTGCGAGATATACATAGTAGAGGGAGATAGTGCAGGAGGAAGCGCAAAACAGGGAAGAGACAGGCGTTTTCAGGCTATACTTCCGCTTCGCGGCAAGATATTAAACGTAGAAAAAACGAGATACGACAAAGCTCTTACAAATAACGAGATAAAAGCAATGATAACTGCGTTTGGCGCAGGCATAGGCGAAGAGTTCGACGTTACCAAACTAAGGTATAACAAAATAATCTGTATGACAGATGCAGACGTCGATGGCAGCCATATAAGGATACTTATGCTCACGTTTTTTTACAGGTATATGAAACCGCTGATAGAAGAAGGGCATGTTTTTATAGCGCAGCCGCCGCTTTATAAAGTCACAAAGAACAAACAGGAAAAATACATCTATTCCGATAAAGAACTTGAAAACTATCTAAAAGAAATAGGAAAAGACGGGATAACGCTTCAGCGCTATAAAGGCCTTGGCGAAATGAACCCGCAGCAGCTTTGGGATACAACGATGGACCCTGATACGAGGACGCTTTTACAGGTATCTCTTGAAAATGCAATAGCAGCAGATGAGATATTTACGCTTTTAATGGGTGAAGTAGTAGAACCAAGGCGTGAATTTATCGAGCAAAATGCAAAACTTGTTTCAAATTTAGACGTTTAG
- the gyrA gene encoding DNA gyrase subunit A, protein MNSASNKIIPIDIEHEMKKSFISYAMAVIINRALPDVRDGLKPVHRRILYSMNELSLTPDKPHRKCARIVGDVLGKYHPHGDSAVYDALVRMAQDFSIRHMLVDGHGNFGSVDGDGAAAMRYTEARLSKISMEMLRDIDKDTVDYYPNFDETLMQPVCLPSRYPNLLVNGSGGIAVGMATNIPPHNLGETIDACIALLDDEDLSISQIIEKLPGPDFPTGGIIMGKSGINSAYLTGRGRIVVRGRATIESGEGRDRIIITELPYQVNKANLVEKIADLVHDKKVDGIADLRDESDKNGMRIVIEVKRDGNANVILNRLYKHTQLQDTFGVIMISLVNGEPKVLNIKQMLAYYLEHQKDVIRRRTQFELEKAKARAHILEGLIIALDNIDEVIALIKGSPDAATAKQGLCERFALSEKQAQAILDMRLQRLTGLERDKITAEYEELKKRIEHLELILATPQMVSDIIKKEMLEIRDKYLDPRRTEISIDETEINFEELIAEEEMVVTISHFGYIKRTKSDIYKTQRRGGRGISAMTTREEDFAENVFVTSTHSEVLFFTSKGKVYRIKCYQIPEAGRQAKGLAIVNLLPLEQGEKVQAAFPVESYEEGDLLIATKKGFIKKTHVKAYANIRQNGLLAVGLREDDELIGVMKTTKDDNVIIGTKNGISIAFSVSDVRAMGRGAMGVTAISLKNGDEVVDACVVSPDKDVLVITENGYGKRTRATEYKIQRRGGVGIKTIKVTGKTGKLVGLKVVDENDEIMIINDAGIIIRTSVKEISLFGRDTQGVKLMRLYEQSKVACIAKIPPNEDEDLEEEAEQE, encoded by the coding sequence TTGAATTCTGCAAGCAATAAAATTATCCCTATAGATATTGAACATGAAATGAAGAAATCTTTTATTTCCTATGCAATGGCGGTTATAATAAACCGTGCCTTGCCGGACGTAAGAGATGGGTTAAAACCAGTTCACAGGCGTATTTTATACTCTATGAACGAACTTTCTCTAACTCCTGATAAACCGCACAGGAAATGTGCCAGGATAGTCGGCGATGTTTTGGGTAAATACCATCCGCACGGCGACAGTGCTGTTTACGATGCATTGGTAAGAATGGCGCAGGACTTTTCCATAAGGCATATGCTGGTAGACGGGCACGGCAACTTCGGCTCCGTAGATGGAGACGGCGCCGCAGCTATGAGGTATACGGAAGCACGCCTTTCAAAGATATCTATGGAAATGCTAAGAGACATAGATAAAGACACAGTAGATTATTATCCTAACTTCGATGAGACACTTATGCAGCCGGTGTGCCTGCCTTCAAGATACCCTAACTTATTGGTCAACGGATCTGGGGGTATTGCAGTCGGCATGGCTACAAATATCCCTCCGCACAATTTAGGCGAAACGATAGATGCATGTATCGCATTGTTAGATGATGAAGATTTAAGCATATCTCAAATAATAGAAAAACTGCCGGGGCCGGATTTTCCGACAGGCGGCATTATCATGGGAAAAAGCGGCATAAATTCCGCATATTTAACTGGCAGAGGGCGTATAGTAGTCAGAGGCCGGGCGACTATTGAAAGCGGAGAAGGAAGAGACAGGATAATAATTACTGAACTTCCATATCAGGTAAATAAAGCAAATCTTGTAGAAAAGATTGCAGATTTAGTTCATGATAAAAAAGTAGACGGCATAGCGGACCTTCGGGATGAATCCGATAAAAACGGTATGCGTATAGTTATAGAGGTAAAACGTGATGGCAATGCAAATGTTATTTTAAATAGGCTTTATAAGCATACACAGCTTCAGGATACTTTTGGTGTGATAATGATCTCGCTTGTTAACGGCGAGCCTAAAGTATTAAATATAAAGCAAATGCTTGCATATTATCTAGAGCATCAAAAAGACGTTATCAGAAGAAGGACACAGTTCGAACTTGAAAAGGCAAAAGCCAGGGCGCATATCTTAGAAGGCCTGATAATTGCACTTGACAATATAGACGAAGTCATAGCCTTGATAAAAGGTTCTCCCGATGCTGCGACTGCAAAACAGGGTTTATGTGAAAGATTCGCTTTAAGCGAGAAACAAGCCCAGGCCATACTTGATATGAGGTTACAGCGTTTAACAGGGCTTGAGAGGGACAAAATAACGGCCGAGTATGAAGAACTGAAAAAGAGAATAGAGCATCTGGAATTAATACTTGCAACCCCGCAGATGGTTTCCGATATCATAAAGAAAGAAATGCTTGAGATAAGGGATAAGTATTTGGATCCACGCCGTACCGAGATAAGTATAGATGAGACGGAGATAAACTTCGAAGAATTAATAGCAGAAGAGGAAATGGTAGTTACTATTTCACACTTTGGCTACATAAAGCGTACGAAATCGGATATATATAAAACACAGCGCCGCGGCGGAAGAGGCATTTCCGCGATGACGACTAGAGAAGAGGACTTTGCGGAAAATGTTTTTGTAACTTCAACGCATAGCGAAGTGCTGTTCTTTACGAGTAAAGGCAAAGTTTATAGAATCAAATGTTACCAGATACCGGAGGCGGGCAGACAGGCAAAAGGCCTTGCCATAGTCAACTTACTGCCGCTAGAGCAGGGAGAAAAAGTCCAGGCGGCCTTTCCGGTTGAAAGCTACGAAGAAGGAGACCTTCTGATAGCGACGAAAAAAGGATTTATAAAGAAAACTCATGTAAAAGCTTATGCAAACATAAGGCAAAACGGCCTTTTAGCCGTAGGCTTAAGGGAAGACGACGAGCTTATCGGCGTTATGAAAACGACAAAAGACGATAATGTGATCATTGGTACAAAGAATGGCATTTCAATAGCATTCAGCGTATCCGACGTACGGGCCATGGGAAGGGGTGCAATGGGAGTTACTGCTATTTCCCTTAAAAACGGGGATGAAGTGGTAGACGCATGCGTTGTTTCACCGGATAAAGACGTTTTGGTAATAACGGAAAACGGATACGGTAAAAGGACCCGTGCAACCGAATATAAGATACAGCGCCGCGGCGGAGTCGGGATAAAGACTATTAAAGTAACGGGAAAGACGGGTAAATTAGTCGGCTTAAAAGTTGTAGATGAAAATGACGAAATAATGATAATAAACGATGCAGGCATAATTATAAGGACCAGCGTAAAAGAGATATCTTTATTTGGCAGAGATACACAAGGTGTTAAACTGATGCGTTTGTATGAGCAGTCTAAAGTTGCCTGCATAGCCAAAATACCGCCGAATGAGGACGAGGATTTAGAAGAGGAAGCAGAGCAAGAATAA
- a CDS encoding DMT family transporter: protein MEIQKEKTPSYLKIFIVLILCGLSGMTCGPLMKIQMASGISPMWVAFLRQAAFVLLFCPIGFFKKQYRQEIKSLSKKSIILCGVSGLLLTAYFILWILALKYTSSFNTVTVICSQFIFIALLGFIFLKEKLGKIAIIGAVAAFIGIGLIGYSDWTAIGDWYGTAIAAGSAFMLASYWIVGRVVRREISVIPYMSIINIISGILLGILAVLIGGPLRPLSFYDVGIVLMVMLFGSVFGHLGPNWSVKYITSEVFGITQLFNPVYTFIDAALIAWIFNTPYESMQLIAVIGCVIIVLGIATYMYLKNKENLKKAKMNQNSVNISEEITG from the coding sequence ATGGAGATTCAAAAAGAAAAGACGCCGTCGTATCTAAAGATTTTTATCGTATTGATTCTTTGCGGTTTGTCCGGCATGACATGCGGGCCATTAATGAAGATTCAGATGGCGTCTGGTATTAGTCCCATGTGGGTGGCGTTTTTACGCCAGGCAGCATTTGTTTTACTTTTTTGTCCTATTGGTTTTTTTAAGAAACAATACAGGCAGGAAATCAAAAGTTTATCTAAAAAGAGCATAATTTTATGCGGTGTATCCGGGCTTTTATTGACAGCTTATTTTATATTATGGATACTTGCACTTAAATACACTTCTTCATTCAATACCGTCACGGTAATTTGTTCACAGTTTATTTTTATCGCTTTACTTGGTTTTATCTTTTTAAAAGAAAAGCTTGGTAAAATAGCTATAATCGGTGCGGTAGCTGCTTTTATAGGCATAGGGCTTATAGGCTATTCAGACTGGACTGCAATCGGGGACTGGTACGGGACCGCGATAGCCGCTGGGTCTGCCTTCATGCTGGCATCCTATTGGATAGTAGGGCGCGTTGTAAGGCGGGAAATATCAGTAATACCGTATATGAGCATCATAAATATAATAAGCGGTATTTTACTGGGCATTTTAGCAGTTTTGATAGGCGGGCCGCTTCGCCCTCTTAGTTTTTATGATGTAGGAATTGTTCTGATGGTAATGTTATTCGGATCTGTTTTCGGTCATTTAGGGCCGAATTGGTCTGTAAAATACATAACAAGCGAAGTTTTCGGCATTACACAGCTTTTTAATCCGGTTTATACATTTATAGATGCTGCATTGATAGCTTGGATCTTTAACACACCATATGAATCTATGCAATTAATAGCTGTTATAGGATGCGTTATAATAGTGCTTGGAATAGCTACATATATGTATCTAAAAAATAAAGAGAATTTAAAAAAGGCAAAGATGAACCAAAATTCAGTTAATATAAGCGAAGAAATAACAGGCTAA
- a CDS encoding Fe-S-containing hydro-lyase yields the protein MKELTLPLAQEDISNLKAGDSVSLSGEIYTARDAAHKRLYEAISNGKPLPIDLKGAVIYYTGPCPTPPGRPINSCGPTTSKRMNAYAPLLYDKGVKCVIGKGQVSSEVKDAIIRNKCIYFCATGGLGALIALSVISAELIAYEDLLSEAIYKLTVKNMPLTVAIDSTGKDIFEIGPEQYKK from the coding sequence ATGAAAGAACTGACATTACCGCTGGCACAAGAAGATATTTCAAATTTAAAAGCCGGGGACAGCGTTTCCCTTTCAGGCGAGATATATACAGCAAGGGACGCAGCACATAAAAGGCTTTATGAAGCTATAAGTAATGGCAAGCCTCTCCCTATAGATTTAAAAGGCGCCGTGATTTACTACACTGGTCCATGCCCTACCCCTCCCGGCCGTCCTATTAACTCCTGCGGGCCGACTACTTCCAAACGTATGAATGCATATGCCCCGCTTCTTTATGACAAAGGTGTTAAATGCGTTATTGGGAAAGGGCAGGTCTCAAGCGAAGTCAAAGACGCTATTATAAGGAATAAATGCATTTATTTTTGTGCTACAGGAGGGTTGGGTGCGCTAATAGCGCTTAGCGTTATCTCTGCTGAATTAATTGCGTATGAAGATTTATTATCGGAAGCTATTTATAAATTAACGGTAAAAAATATGCCTTTAACCGTTGCAATCGATTCAACTGGTAAAGACATTTTTGAAATAGGGCCTGAACAATATAAGAAATAA
- a CDS encoding fumarate hydratase produces the protein MREISAAKIGKTVKQLFLKAALCPGEDCLSAIKYAAKTEKSPYGKAILDSLIKNADTAKETGMPYCQDTGMAVVFLDIGQDVHISGDIESAVNSGVAAAYEEGFFRKSVLDPITRVNTKDNTPAIIHYFIVPGDKIRVTVAPKGFGSENMSVLKMLNPSDGINGIKKLVTESVLSAGGSPCPPIVLGIGIGGDFEKCALMAKKQLLRDIGSKNPDSFLANLEQTLKDDINALGLGPMAMGGSNYCLAVHIDKYPTHIAGLPVAINFQCHASRHAFEEI, from the coding sequence ATGAGAGAAATTTCAGCAGCTAAAATAGGAAAAACTGTTAAACAGCTGTTTTTAAAAGCAGCGCTTTGCCCTGGTGAAGACTGTTTATCTGCAATTAAGTATGCGGCTAAAACAGAAAAAAGCCCATATGGAAAAGCTATTTTAGATAGTTTAATAAAAAACGCGGATACTGCTAAAGAAACCGGGATGCCTTATTGCCAAGATACCGGCATGGCTGTCGTATTTTTAGATATCGGGCAGGATGTACATATTAGCGGCGACATTGAAAGCGCAGTCAATTCAGGCGTAGCCGCTGCCTATGAAGAGGGCTTTTTCAGAAAAAGCGTACTTGACCCTATAACAAGAGTCAATACCAAAGACAACACGCCTGCCATAATACACTACTTTATTGTTCCCGGTGATAAAATAAGGGTAACCGTAGCGCCAAAGGGCTTTGGAAGCGAAAATATGTCCGTTTTAAAGATGCTTAATCCCTCTGACGGAATTAACGGCATAAAAAAGCTGGTAACTGAAAGCGTCCTTTCAGCCGGAGGAAGCCCCTGCCCACCTATCGTACTTGGCATAGGCATAGGGGGGGACTTTGAAAAATGCGCGCTTATGGCAAAAAAACAGCTCTTACGCGATATAGGCAGCAAAAATCCGGACAGTTTTTTAGCAAACCTAGAACAAACTCTAAAAGATGATATAAATGCTCTTGGCTTAGGTCCTATGGCAATGGGCGGAAGCAACTACTGCCTGGCCGTACATATAGATAAATACCCGACACATATAGCCGGTTTGCCGGTGGCTATAAATTTCCAATGCCATGCTTCCCGTCATGCTTTTGAGGAGATATGA